From a single Helicovermis profundi genomic region:
- a CDS encoding IS1182 family transposase — MIKGQQEFILSKYMELYDILVSKDNFLRQINDLVDFSFVYDELLPYYSLDQGRGAKDPILMFKYLLLKTIYKISDVDVVNRSLTDLSFKYFLNLAPEETNLINPSSLTKFRKLRLKDMNLLDLLINKTVQIAIKEGVLKSKTIILDATHTKARYNQKSAREELLERAKLLRKEVYAIDESVKDKFPKKVTSGILEDVIEYCEKLSNAVSSLEKISLFPKVKERLNYLKEGIKDDTEELKRSKDEDAKIGHKTADSSFFGYKSHLAMSDERIITGAVITTGEKADGKYLKELVEKSEKAGMEVEEILADAAYSGKDNIEFAKEKEIKLISKLNPSVSKGNRKKEDEFEFNKDAGMFICPAGHIAIRKARTGKKNQSANQVTTYYFDVEKCKRCSKSSGCYKEGAKSKSYSVTIKSELHKNQIEFENSEYFKKRYKERYKIEAKNSEIKHKHGYDVATSSGLLGIQMQGALTIFTINVKRILTLKKK, encoded by the coding sequence ATGATTAAAGGACAACAAGAATTTATATTAAGTAAATATATGGAACTATATGACATTTTAGTTTCTAAAGATAATTTTTTAAGACAAATTAATGATTTAGTGGATTTTTCATTCGTTTATGACGAATTACTTCCATATTATAGTTTAGATCAAGGGCGTGGTGCTAAAGATCCAATATTAATGTTTAAATATTTACTTTTAAAAACAATTTATAAAATTTCAGACGTAGATGTTGTAAATAGGTCATTAACAGATCTTTCATTTAAGTATTTTTTAAATCTCGCTCCTGAGGAAACTAATTTAATTAATCCTAGTTCATTGACTAAATTTAGAAAATTAAGATTAAAAGATATGAATCTACTTGATTTATTGATTAACAAAACTGTACAGATAGCAATAAAAGAAGGCGTTCTTAAAAGTAAAACTATTATTCTTGATGCAACACATACTAAAGCTAGATATAATCAAAAGTCTGCAAGAGAGGAATTATTAGAACGTGCTAAATTACTTAGAAAAGAAGTCTATGCTATAGATGAATCAGTAAAAGATAAATTTCCAAAAAAAGTGACAAGTGGAATTCTTGAAGATGTTATTGAATACTGCGAAAAATTATCAAATGCTGTATCTTCTTTAGAAAAAATATCACTATTTCCAAAAGTCAAAGAAAGATTAAATTATTTAAAGGAAGGAATAAAAGATGATACCGAAGAGTTAAAACGTTCAAAAGATGAAGACGCAAAAATAGGACATAAAACAGCTGACTCTTCATTTTTTGGATATAAGTCACATCTTGCAATGAGCGATGAACGAATTATAACTGGTGCAGTAATAACAACTGGAGAAAAAGCTGATGGTAAATACTTAAAAGAGTTAGTAGAAAAAAGTGAAAAAGCTGGTATGGAAGTAGAAGAAATATTAGCTGATGCAGCATATTCAGGAAAAGATAATATAGAATTCGCAAAAGAAAAAGAAATAAAATTAATATCAAAATTAAATCCTTCGGTATCAAAAGGAAATAGAAAAAAAGAAGATGAATTTGAATTTAACAAAGATGCAGGTATGTTTATATGTCCAGCGGGTCATATCGCAATTAGAAAAGCAAGGACAGGTAAAAAAAATCAAAGTGCGAATCAAGTAACTACATATTATTTTGATGTAGAAAAATGTAAAAGATGTTCAAAATCTTCTGGATGCTACAAAGAAGGTGCAAAAAGCAAATCGTATTCCGTCACAATTAAATCAGAACTACATAAAAATCAAATAGAATTTGAAAATAGTGAATACTTCAAAAAACGATATAAGGAACGATACAAAATAGAAGCAAAAAATAGCGAAATAAAACATAAACATGGCTATGATGTAGCGACATCGTCAGGTCTATTAGGCATACAAATGCAAGGGGCATTAACAATATTTACAATAAATGTAAAGAGAATATTAACTCTAAAGAAGAAATAA
- a CDS encoding VanZ family protein, giving the protein MSDELHQFFVPNRGPGVKDVFI; this is encoded by the coding sequence GTGAGTGACGAACTACATCAGTTTTTTGTTCCAAATAGAGGCCCTGGAGTGAAGGATGTATTCATTTGA
- a CDS encoding YecA family protein yields the protein MNQLTEYIIALSNLYGLVHKDKVMDIFNRQNEYQITLSDVEEFLDNPLKELKNVFICSHQDYFVHEAILENNEFELLLKKKDDKPYYVPVKDELLKYVDESYFEKSKEYNNLLSYLQKNFFKGDEEKAEWICEDIHGFCEFGLDMQTILDAFIGRNITFKDMNQINEVIQLVMELSNNIRIWENNGYTPKEIFEKFEKPNLKSLPDKPFSVKKNKIGRNDPCPCGSGKKYKKCCLGKE from the coding sequence ATGAATCAATTAACAGAATATATAATCGCATTATCAAATCTTTATGGATTAGTGCACAAGGATAAAGTAATGGATATCTTTAATAGACAGAATGAATATCAAATTACTTTATCTGATGTTGAAGAGTTTCTGGACAATCCATTAAAAGAGTTGAAAAATGTATTCATCTGTTCTCACCAAGATTACTTTGTTCATGAAGCTATTTTGGAAAATAATGAGTTTGAGTTGTTGCTTAAAAAGAAAGATGATAAGCCATATTATGTTCCTGTGAAAGATGAACTTCTAAAATATGTTGATGAGAGTTACTTTGAGAAATCTAAAGAGTATAATAACCTGCTGAGTTATTTGCAGAAGAATTTTTTTAAGGGTGACGAAGAAAAAGCTGAATGGATATGTGAAGATATCCATGGATTTTGTGAATTTGGACTTGATATGCAAACTATATTAGATGCATTTATCGGTAGAAATATTACCTTTAAAGATATGAACCAAATCAATGAAGTGATTCAGCTTGTTATGGAGCTTTCTAATAATATCAGGATATGGGAAAATAATGGTTATACTCCAAAGGAGATATTTGAGAAGTTTGAAAAACCAAACTTAAAGTCACTTCCAGATAAGCCTTTTAGTGTTAAGAAAAACAAGATTGGTAGAAATGATCCATGTCCATGTGGGAGTGGAAAGAAATATAAGAAGTGCTGTTTGGGGAAAGAATGA
- a CDS encoding helix-turn-helix transcriptional regulator — MNKAGVKFDLIKDQLMKDEEFQIEYEKLKPRYEVISQIIEVRNVQHITQEELAFRVGTQKSNISRFEGGSYNPSLDFLVKIARSLGKEVHIEIR, encoded by the coding sequence ATGAATAAAGCAGGTGTAAAATTTGATTTGATTAAAGATCAATTGATGAAGGATGAAGAATTTCAAATTGAATATGAAAAATTAAAACCACGTTATGAAGTTATATCACAAATTATTGAAGTTAGAAATGTACAGCATATTACTCAAGAAGAGTTGGCTTTCCGAGTAGGAACTCAGAAATCTAATATTTCAAGATTTGAAGGTGGATCTTATAATCCGTCTCTTGATTTTTTAGTAAAAATTGCAAGAAGTTTAGGAAAAGAAGTGCATATTGAAATAAGATAA
- a CDS encoding type II toxin-antitoxin system RelE/ParE family toxin has product MDYDVEFYRKENGDVPVMSFLLSLQPKMRAKAYSEIELLKTHGPRLREPYVKSLKGNNNKGIYELRIKFASDISRIFYFSFKENGFVLLNGFIKKSIKTPERELVRARKYKVDYERRSSYE; this is encoded by the coding sequence GTGGATTATGATGTAGAATTTTATAGAAAAGAAAATGGAGATGTTCCAGTCATGAGTTTTCTCTTATCTCTCCAACCGAAGATGAGGGCGAAAGCATATAGTGAAATAGAATTATTAAAGACACATGGTCCACGTCTCAGAGAGCCTTATGTTAAATCTTTAAAAGGAAATAATAACAAAGGAATCTATGAATTACGTATTAAGTTTGCATCAGACATATCACGTATATTTTATTTTAGTTTTAAAGAGAATGGGTTTGTATTATTAAATGGATTTATAAAAAAATCTATTAAGACACCAGAACGTGAATTAGTAAGGGCAAGAAAATATAAAGTCGATTATGAAAGAAGGTCTAGTTATGAATAA
- a CDS encoding transposase — MGRKSRNYFSGAIYHIIKRGNNKTYIFNDQLDKSMFYGILNKTKLEMPFKLLYFVLMDNHYHLLVEMMDISIDKIMRSINLAYSKYFNKKYNRTGTIFDGRLSIRDVNNREYYLKLICYIAFNPVKANLVKNPNEYKWGAHLEIVNKRSIIVDRKEMLKKISNSSSSAMTIYKDIINNSYINKYEKLSLEDKHIEELDVFIKELSNSSNVYNKIKNKNRSKKIIEIKNAFIMEYFKRGYSIKEIALCLNMSVRSIRLITGKSCAPGTKTEILGNAASKDSRL; from the coding sequence ATGGGGAGAAAAAGTAGAAATTATTTTTCAGGTGCAATTTATCATATAATAAAAAGAGGAAATAATAAAACTTATATTTTTAATGATCAGTTAGACAAATCTATGTTTTATGGAATTCTTAATAAAACAAAATTGGAAATGCCGTTTAAATTATTATATTTTGTACTTATGGATAATCACTATCACTTACTTGTGGAAATGATGGATATATCTATTGATAAAATAATGAGATCAATTAATTTAGCTTATAGTAAATATTTTAATAAAAAGTATAATCGCACTGGAACCATATTTGATGGTAGGTTATCAATAAGAGATGTTAATAATAGAGAATATTATCTTAAACTTATTTGTTATATTGCATTTAACCCAGTTAAAGCAAATCTTGTTAAAAATCCAAATGAATATAAATGGGGAGCGCATTTAGAAATTGTAAATAAAAGATCGATAATAGTAGATAGAAAAGAAATGCTAAAAAAAATCAGTAATAGTAGTTCTAGTGCAATGACTATATATAAAGATATTATTAATAATAGTTATATTAATAAATATGAAAAGCTTTCTTTAGAAGACAAACATATAGAAGAATTAGATGTATTTATTAAGGAATTATCAAATAGTAGTAATGTTTATAATAAAATAAAAAATAAAAATAGATCTAAAAAAATAATTGAAATAAAAAATGCGTTTATTATGGAATATTTTAAAAGAGGATATTCAATAAAAGAAATAGCACTTTGTTTAAATATGAGCGTAAGGTCAATCAGACTAATTACGGGAAAGTCCTGTGCACCCGGTACCAAAACAGAAATATTAGGAAACGCAGCATCCAAGGATAGCAGGCTCTAG
- a CDS encoding DNA-processing protein DprA, with amino-acid sequence MELYWIWFQELKKISSKEKLKIIEKYKDPKIIYNITNSNEYNLTEFKEIFFIISRQLSLEKSKIILHESNKLGIKIATYKRNNKMIAGNFVIYYKGELTNKKSIAIVGTRNISGSGYYYTEKICESLMNKEICINSGLAFGIDYEAHRYSYKHNNYTMAFLAHGLDMCYPKEHTAFMEKIAEKYAVVSPFPVGVKPFKYNFYKRNELLSLFSDEIIVVEASLKSGSLITANYAKNQGKKIWSIKGTDSLKCAGNNSLIKNNAEDYIVVNNIEKIDIKSNFIIKELTKSSLTTSDLAKKLKITTIDIENELINLELNRWINKKANKWQYNGW; translated from the coding sequence ATGGAATTATATTGGATTTGGTTTCAAGAATTAAAAAAAATATCTAGTAAAGAAAAATTAAAGATAATAGAAAAATATAAAGATCCAAAAATAATTTATAATATTACAAATTCAAATGAATATAATTTAACTGAATTTAAAGAAATTTTTTTTATTATTAGTAGGCAACTTTCTTTGGAAAAATCAAAAATAATTTTGCATGAAAGCAATAAATTAGGCATAAAAATTGCAACTTATAAGCGAAATAATAAAATGATTGCTGGTAATTTTGTTATTTATTATAAAGGGGAATTAACAAATAAAAAAAGTATTGCAATAGTTGGAACAAGAAATATATCTGGAAGTGGTTATTATTATACAGAAAAAATATGTGAAAGTTTAATGAATAAAGAAATATGTATTAATAGTGGTTTAGCATTTGGTATAGATTATGAAGCACACAGATATTCATATAAACATAATAATTATACAATGGCTTTTTTAGCTCATGGACTGGATATGTGTTATCCAAAAGAACATACAGCGTTTATGGAAAAAATTGCTGAAAAATATGCAGTTGTGTCGCCTTTTCCTGTAGGTGTAAAACCATTCAAATATAACTTTTATAAAAGAAACGAACTTTTAAGCCTATTTTCAGACGAAATAATAGTAGTTGAAGCAAGTTTAAAAAGTGGATCTTTAATTACTGCAAATTATGCAAAAAATCAAGGAAAGAAAATATGGTCAATAAAAGGTACAGATTCTTTAAAATGTGCTGGAAATAATTCTTTAATAAAAAATAATGCAGAAGATTATATAGTAGTAAATAATATTGAAAAAATAGATATTAAAAGCAATTTTATTATTAAAGAATTAACAAAATCTTCATTAACTACAAGTGACTTAGCTAAAAAATTAAAAATAACTACAATTGATATTGAAAATGAACTAATTAATTTAGAATTAAATAGATGGATAAATAAAAAAGCAAATAAATGGCAGTATAATGGGTGGTAG
- a CDS encoding YifB family Mg chelatase-like AAA ATPase, translating into MATIINSIGISGIEGYAVEVQVKILSGITVMNIVGLGDISVKEAKDRIESAFDQINCIFPKKKIIVNLSPSDIKKSGTYYDLPMFIGLLLESEQLVPRGINLNEVAFLGEISLTGYLNYFSGVLPMVIAAKRCGFKKVVLPKSLIREASNVKGITLIGLDSIEEVIKWIEKRLYYKEIIIKNKENISKNNIDFSDVIGNEEVIKYVTVAAAGNHNILLIGPPGCGKSMIAKRIPTILPSLTEEELLEVMSIHSVSGTLKESEESIQRPFRSPHYNTSVSAIIGGGRNAMPGEISLAHNGVLFLDEFPEFSRKTLESLRQPLEDRFVTVARVRQTNTFPSNFMLVAAMNPCPCGYYGLDKCKCSVYEVRKYKQRISGPILDRLDIQKYMTKTDLFSKESNINRITSSELKEKVVLARNIQQERFKNIKGIRTNGEMEILHNKEFCKLDNETNELLEKSFNRYQFSARAYNKIMNIARTFADLDSAMNIRKQDIVSALMARDFDK; encoded by the coding sequence ATGGCTACTATAATAAATTCTATAGGAATTTCTGGAATTGAAGGATATGCAGTAGAAGTACAAGTAAAAATATTAAGTGGCATAACTGTAATGAATATAGTTGGACTTGGAGATATTTCAGTAAAAGAGGCAAAGGATAGAATAGAATCAGCCTTTGATCAAATTAATTGTATATTTCCTAAAAAGAAAATAATTGTAAATTTATCACCTAGTGATATCAAAAAAAGTGGCACTTATTATGATTTACCAATGTTTATAGGTTTACTACTTGAATCTGAACAATTAGTACCTAGAGGTATAAATTTGAACGAAGTTGCTTTTTTAGGTGAAATTAGTTTAACTGGTTATTTAAATTATTTTAGTGGTGTACTTCCAATGGTAATTGCAGCTAAAAGATGTGGCTTTAAAAAAGTTGTTCTACCAAAGTCCTTAATAAGAGAAGCATCAAATGTAAAAGGAATAACTTTAATAGGACTTGATTCTATTGAAGAAGTAATAAAATGGATTGAAAAAAGATTGTATTATAAAGAAATAATTATTAAAAATAAGGAAAATATCAGCAAAAATAACATTGATTTTTCAGATGTTATAGGTAATGAAGAAGTAATAAAATATGTTACTGTAGCGGCTGCAGGAAATCATAACATCTTATTAATTGGTCCACCAGGATGTGGAAAATCAATGATAGCAAAAAGAATACCAACAATTTTACCATCTTTAACCGAGGAAGAGTTATTAGAGGTAATGTCAATACATAGTGTTTCAGGCACATTAAAAGAAAGTGAAGAATCTATTCAAAGGCCGTTTAGATCACCACACTACAATACTTCTGTAAGCGCAATTATTGGTGGAGGAAGAAATGCAATGCCAGGTGAAATTTCATTAGCACATAATGGTGTTTTATTTTTAGATGAATTCCCCGAATTTTCAAGAAAAACACTTGAATCACTTCGTCAGCCTTTAGAAGATAGATTTGTAACTGTAGCTCGCGTTAGACAAACTAATACTTTTCCATCTAATTTTATGCTTGTTGCAGCTATGAATCCGTGTCCATGTGGGTATTATGGATTGGATAAATGTAAATGTTCTGTATATGAAGTGAGAAAATATAAGCAAAGAATTTCTGGGCCTATATTAGATAGACTAGATATTCAAAAATATATGACTAAAACAGATTTATTTTCTAAGGAATCAAATATTAATAGAATAACTTCAAGCGAATTAAAAGAGAAAGTTGTTTTAGCAAGAAATATTCAACAAGAAAGATTTAAAAATATTAAAGGTATTAGAACTAATGGAGAAATGGAAATTTTACATAATAAAGAATTCTGTAAGTTAGATAACGAAACAAATGAACTTTTAGAAAAATCATTTAATAGATATCAGTTTAGTGCTAGAGCATATAATAAAATTATGAATATAGCTAGGACTTTTGCAGATTTAGATAGTGCTATGAATATAAGAAAACAAGATATTGTTTCGGCTCTTATGGCTAGAGATTTTGATAAATAA
- a CDS encoding IS66 family transposase, which translates to MKTNKSKLKNNENTSEYNTNFFKEKSTFLENENNNLSKKVNILEEENEILEAKVKYYEEMLRLNASKKYGSSSEKINPEQISIFNEAEKLSQKESKEPVAEEIISKRKAARSKKRKTYDDLEVEKIYYTLSDEEKICPKCSNKLHEMKTEIRKEFKIIPAQVKIVHHVKQVYACRYCDNEGTSGTIIRAKMPNPILKGSMVSLSLLAFIINNKYSKALPLYRQEKEFNNFGIDISRQNMAKWIVSASNDHLKIFYDRLHEELLKEDIVHADETTLQVIDEKDSKKNYMWLYASAKLGKNQIYLYDYKASRANKHPKIFSIRVPGT; encoded by the coding sequence ATGAAAACTAATAAAAGCAAACTTAAAAACAATGAAAATACAAGTGAATATAATACAAACTTTTTTAAAGAAAAATCAACTTTTTTGGAAAATGAGAATAATAATCTTTCGAAAAAAGTTAATATTTTAGAGGAAGAAAATGAAATACTGGAAGCTAAAGTTAAATACTATGAAGAGATGCTTAGATTAAATGCTAGTAAAAAGTATGGATCTTCTAGTGAAAAAATTAATCCAGAGCAAATTTCAATATTTAATGAGGCAGAAAAACTTTCTCAAAAAGAATCTAAAGAGCCGGTTGCCGAAGAAATAATAAGCAAGAGAAAAGCTGCGCGCTCTAAAAAAAGAAAAACATATGATGATCTTGAGGTTGAAAAAATTTATTATACTCTTTCAGATGAAGAAAAAATATGTCCAAAGTGTTCTAATAAATTACATGAAATGAAGACTGAAATAAGAAAAGAATTTAAAATCATTCCTGCTCAGGTGAAAATAGTTCATCATGTAAAACAAGTATATGCTTGTAGATATTGTGATAATGAAGGTACAAGTGGAACTATTATAAGAGCTAAAATGCCAAATCCTATTTTAAAAGGAAGTATGGTAAGTCTATCATTACTTGCATTTATTATTAATAATAAATACAGTAAAGCACTCCCATTATACCGTCAAGAGAAAGAATTTAATAATTTTGGAATAGATATATCAAGACAAAACATGGCTAAATGGATTGTTTCAGCATCGAATGATCATTTGAAAATATTTTATGATCGTTTACATGAAGAGTTATTAAAAGAAGATATAGTTCACGCTGATGAAACTACTCTTCAAGTAATCGACGAAAAGGATAGTAAAAAGAATTATATGTGGCTTTATGCTTCAGCCAAATTAGGGAAAAATCAAATATATCTTTATGATTATAAGGCATCTAGAGCTAATAAACATCCTAAAATATTTTCAATACGGGTACCAGGTACATAA
- the tnpB gene encoding IS66 family insertion sequence element accessory protein TnpB (TnpB, as the term is used for proteins encoded by IS66 family insertion elements, is considered an accessory protein, since TnpC, encoded by a neighboring gene, is a DDE family transposase.), with amino-acid sequence MLNINSDINVYIANGTTDLRKSINGLSLIVMETFKLDPFSKSLFVFCNRKKDKLKILQWDHNGFWLHYKRLESDVFLWPSKDDNAEVLKVTSREFRWLLDGLSMNQKNAYKEIKARQII; translated from the coding sequence ATGTTAAATATAAATTCTGATATAAATGTATATATAGCAAATGGAACTACAGATTTAAGGAAATCTATTAATGGACTTTCATTAATAGTTATGGAAACTTTTAAGTTAGATCCTTTTTCAAAAAGTTTATTTGTGTTTTGTAATAGAAAAAAGGATAAGTTAAAAATACTTCAATGGGATCATAATGGATTTTGGCTTCACTATAAAAGATTGGAAAGTGATGTTTTTTTATGGCCAAGTAAAGATGATAACGCAGAAGTATTAAAAGTAACTTCAAGAGAATTCAGATGGCTTTTAGATGGTTTAAGTATGAATCAAAAAAATGCATATAAAGAAATAAAAGCAAGACAAATTATATAA
- the tnpA gene encoding IS66 family insertion sequence element accessory protein TnpA: MKKSLEKEKMWFERIEKYKNSEFSMKQYCVKNDLIFTTFRYWASKYNKKNNTFTDKTNKSSWTKLEEISSTNKSSAFKVKIYSATIEVNENFDLITFENIIKVLKKLC; the protein is encoded by the coding sequence TTGAAAAAATCATTAGAAAAAGAAAAAATGTGGTTTGAGAGAATTGAGAAATATAAAAATAGTGAATTTTCAATGAAACAATATTGTGTAAAAAATGATTTGATTTTCACTACATTTAGATATTGGGCTAGTAAATATAATAAAAAGAATAATACATTTACTGACAAAACTAATAAATCTTCATGGACAAAACTTGAAGAAATTAGCTCTACTAATAAATCATCTGCATTTAAAGTAAAAATATATTCTGCTACTATTGAAGTTAATGAAAATTTTGATTTAATAACATTTGAAAATATAATTAAGGTATTAAAGAAATTATGTTAA
- a CDS encoding Abi family protein, which produces MKPFLTLDEQIDRLKARKLHIDDVESAKTILSKENYYNVVNGYKKPFLKRYLNGVILNPEEYVENCKFEELNTLYLYDRDLRLILLSVLLKFESKRQFHHTYNF; this is translated from the coding sequence ATGAAGCCATTTCTAACATTAGATGAACAAATAGATAGATTAAAAGCTAGAAAACTTCATATTGATGATGTTGAATCAGCAAAAACGATACTTTCTAAGGAAAATTATTACAATGTGGTTAATGGGTATAAAAAACCATTTCTTAAAAGATATTTAAATGGAGTAATACTTAATCCAGAAGAATATGTTGAAAATTGTAAATTTGAAGAATTAAATACATTATATCTATATGATAGAGACTTAAGATTAATATTATTAAGTGTATTATTAAAGTTTGAAAGTAAACGTCAATTCCACCACACATACAATTTTTAA